A genomic segment from Streptomyces sp. NBC_01233 encodes:
- a CDS encoding peptidylprolyl isomerase: protein MAEKLYATLKTTHGDIEIELLENFAPKTVRNFVELATGAREWTRPTDGQKTTDPLYDGTVFHRVIKGFMIQGGDPLGNGTGGPGYQFADEFHPDLAFTKPYLLAMANAGPGTNGSQFFITVAPTAWLTRKHTIFGEVTDPAGQKVVDAIAGSATNPRTERPLDDVIIQSVVVEKR, encoded by the coding sequence GTGGCCGAGAAGCTCTACGCCACCCTGAAGACCACCCACGGCGACATCGAGATCGAGCTGCTGGAGAACTTCGCTCCGAAGACCGTCCGGAACTTCGTGGAGCTCGCCACGGGAGCCCGCGAATGGACCCGGCCCACCGACGGCCAGAAGACCACGGACCCGCTGTACGACGGCACCGTCTTCCACCGCGTCATCAAGGGCTTCATGATCCAGGGCGGCGACCCGCTCGGGAACGGCACCGGCGGCCCCGGCTACCAGTTCGCCGACGAGTTCCACCCCGACCTGGCCTTCACCAAGCCGTACCTGCTCGCCATGGCCAACGCGGGCCCGGGCACCAACGGCTCGCAGTTCTTCATCACCGTGGCGCCCACCGCCTGGCTGACGCGCAAGCACACCATCTTCGGCGAGGTCACCGACCCGGCCGGCCAGAAGGTCGTGGACGCCATCGCAGGCAGCGCCACCAACCCGCGCACCGAGCGCCCCCTCGACGACGTGATCATCCAGTCCGTGGTCGTCGAGAAGCGCTGA
- a CDS encoding rhomboid family intramembrane serine protease → MDTDRLPGCYRHPDRDTGISCTRCERPICPECMISASVGFQCPECVREGSGTGHRPTANAPRTLAGGVVAADPHLVTKILIGINVLVFLVGAINPALVVQLELIARYREFAYLVGPIEGVSTGEYHRLLTSVFLHTELWHIAGNMIALWVIGGPLEAALGRARYLAVYLLSGLGGSALVYLMSAPNTPTLGASGAVFGLLGATVVLVRRLRYEMRPVIVMVVLMLVLTFVPLGGISVSWPAHVGGLVTGALVGLGMLTPTTGRTRTLVQWGTCAGVFLLATALVLLRTAELT, encoded by the coding sequence ATGGACACCGACCGTCTGCCTGGCTGCTACCGCCACCCGGACCGCGACACGGGGATCAGCTGCACCCGCTGCGAGCGCCCCATCTGCCCCGAGTGCATGATCAGCGCCTCGGTCGGCTTCCAGTGCCCCGAATGCGTCCGCGAGGGTTCCGGCACCGGGCACCGGCCGACCGCGAACGCGCCGCGCACCCTCGCGGGCGGGGTGGTCGCCGCCGACCCCCACCTCGTCACCAAGATCCTCATCGGGATCAACGTCCTGGTGTTCCTGGTGGGCGCGATCAACCCGGCCCTGGTGGTCCAGCTGGAGCTGATCGCCCGGTACCGGGAGTTCGCCTACCTCGTCGGCCCCATCGAGGGCGTGTCCACCGGTGAGTACCACCGGCTGCTGACCTCGGTGTTCCTGCACACCGAGCTGTGGCACATCGCCGGCAACATGATCGCCCTGTGGGTCATCGGAGGCCCGCTGGAGGCGGCGCTGGGCCGGGCCCGCTATCTGGCGGTCTACCTGCTGTCGGGCCTGGGCGGCAGCGCCCTCGTCTATCTGATGTCCGCGCCGAACACGCCGACCCTCGGCGCGTCCGGCGCCGTCTTCGGCCTGCTGGGCGCCACGGTCGTCCTGGTCCGCCGGCTGCGGTACGAGATGCGGCCGGTCATCGTCATGGTCGTGCTGATGCTGGTGCTGACCTTCGTTCCGCTCGGCGGCATCAGCGTGTCGTGGCCGGCCCACGTGGGCGGGCTGGTGACCGGCGCCCTGGTGGGGCTGGGCATGCTCACGCCCACCACGGGCAGGACGCGCACACTCGTCCAGTGGGGGACCTGTGCGGGGGTGTTCCTGCTGGCCACGGCCCTTGTCCTGCTCCGTACGGCGGAACTCACCTGA
- the crgA gene encoding cell division protein CrgA: protein MPKSRIRKKDDYTPPPTRQPQSIRLTNRSWVAPVMLAFFLIGLAWIVVFYVTETQLPIEALGNWNIVVGFGFIAAGFGVSTQWK from the coding sequence GTGCCGAAGTCACGTATCCGCAAGAAGGACGACTACACGCCGCCGCCGACCCGGCAGCCGCAGAGCATCCGGCTGACGAACCGCAGCTGGGTCGCCCCGGTCATGCTGGCGTTCTTCCTGATCGGACTCGCGTGGATCGTCGTCTTCTACGTGACCGAGACCCAGCTGCCGATCGAGGCGCTGGGCAATTGGAACATCGTGGTCGGTTTCGGCTTCATCGCCGCGGGATTCGGTGTGTCCACGCAGTGGAAGTAG
- a CDS encoding DUF881 domain-containing protein, with the protein MSNSDDSSAGPRRLARPARLLTAAVFALAGLLFVTSFNTSKGTNIRTDASLLKLSDLIKERSQDNAELEQSTAVARHRVDALADRDDGSTKAEDAKLAALRAASGTEELSGKGLTVTLNDAPPNATARIPNVPEPQPNDLVIHQQDLQAVVNALWQGGAEGIQVMDQRLISTSAVRCVGNTLILQGRVYSPPYKISAVGDPGALKKALAASPALQNYQLYVNAYGLGWKVDERKALTLPGYSGTVDLHYAKPVAPTP; encoded by the coding sequence TTGAGCAATTCCGACGACTCCTCCGCGGGTCCCCGTCGCCTGGCCAGACCGGCCCGGCTGCTGACAGCCGCCGTCTTCGCCCTGGCCGGGCTGCTCTTCGTCACCAGTTTCAACACTTCCAAGGGTACGAACATCCGGACGGACGCCTCGCTCCTCAAGCTGTCGGACCTCATCAAGGAGCGCAGCCAGGACAACGCGGAGCTGGAGCAGAGCACCGCGGTGGCCCGCCACCGGGTGGACGCCCTCGCCGACCGCGACGACGGCAGCACCAAGGCCGAGGACGCGAAGCTGGCCGCCCTGCGCGCGGCCTCGGGCACCGAGGAGCTGTCCGGCAAGGGCCTGACGGTCACCCTCAACGACGCCCCGCCGAACGCCACCGCCCGCATCCCCAACGTGCCCGAGCCGCAGCCCAACGACCTGGTGATCCACCAGCAGGACCTGCAGGCCGTGGTGAACGCCCTCTGGCAGGGTGGCGCCGAGGGCATCCAGGTCATGGACCAGCGGCTCATCTCCACGAGCGCGGTGCGCTGCGTGGGCAACACCCTGATCCTCCAGGGCCGCGTCTACTCGCCCCCGTACAAGATCTCGGCGGTCGGCGACCCGGGCGCGCTGAAGAAGGCCCTCGCCGCCTCGCCGGCCCTGCAGAACTACCAGCTGTACGTGAACGCGTACGGGCTCGGCTGGAAAGTGGACGAGCGCAAGGCGCTGACACTTCCCGGCTACTCCGGCACAGTGGACCTCCACTATGCGAAGCCGGTGGCTCCCACCCCGTGA
- a CDS encoding class E sortase, with product MRSRWLPPRERVRPDVVLRLVVRTFSEVCLTAGTLIVLFVAYVLLWTGVKADRAMDGEMAGLRDRWAAAAPAAAPGAAPQPARPTPSAQPAPPAEPAPHPAGRAFAEMYVPRFGPDWVKPVLEGTDPELLKKGLGHYAATARLGATGNFSVAGHRRTYGDPFKDLPELRKGDEVILKDESTWYTYTVRGGPLRTLPTEVGVVSPVPEKSPFTTPGRYLTLTTCDPEWGHSHRLVVWAELTGTRPVGQGRPEGLSG from the coding sequence ATGCGAAGCCGGTGGCTCCCACCCCGTGAGCGGGTCCGTCCCGACGTCGTACTGCGCCTGGTGGTACGGACGTTCAGCGAGGTGTGCCTGACGGCGGGAACGCTGATCGTGCTCTTCGTGGCCTACGTCCTGCTGTGGACCGGGGTCAAGGCCGACCGGGCCATGGACGGCGAGATGGCCGGGCTGCGCGACCGCTGGGCGGCGGCAGCCCCTGCGGCGGCGCCCGGGGCCGCGCCGCAGCCCGCACGGCCCACGCCGTCCGCGCAGCCGGCGCCCCCCGCCGAACCGGCGCCCCATCCCGCCGGCCGGGCCTTCGCCGAGATGTACGTTCCGCGCTTCGGCCCGGACTGGGTCAAGCCCGTCCTGGAGGGCACGGACCCCGAGCTGCTGAAGAAGGGGCTGGGCCACTACGCCGCCACCGCCCGCCTCGGCGCCACCGGGAACTTCTCGGTGGCCGGACACCGGCGCACCTACGGCGACCCCTTCAAGGACCTCCCCGAGCTGCGCAAGGGGGACGAGGTGATCCTCAAGGACGAGAGCACCTGGTACACGTACACCGTGCGGGGCGGGCCCCTGCGCACACTGCCGACCGAGGTGGGGGTGGTCTCCCCCGTCCCGGAGAAGTCGCCGTTCACCACGCCCGGCCGGTACCTGACCCTCACGACCTGCGATCCGGAGTGGGGCCACAGCCACCGGCTGGTCGTCTGGGCCGAGCTGACCGGCACCCGCCCCGTGGGGCAGGGCCGGCCGGAGGGTTTGTCCGGGTGA
- a CDS encoding aminodeoxychorismate/anthranilate synthase component II: MSARILVVDNYDSFVFNLVQYLYQLGAECEVLRNDEVELAHAQDGFDGVLLSPGPGTPEEAGVCIDMVRHCARTGVPVFGVCLGMQSMAVAYGGVVGRAPELLHGKTSPVIHEGLGVFEGLPSPFTATRYHSLAAEPGTLPDALEVTARTEDGIIMGLRHREHDVEGVQFHPESVLTEWGHRMLANWLVRCGDAGAVERSVGLAPVVGKAVA; this comes from the coding sequence GTGAGCGCGCGCATTCTGGTTGTCGACAACTACGACAGCTTCGTCTTCAACCTGGTCCAGTACCTCTACCAGCTCGGCGCCGAATGCGAGGTGCTGCGCAACGACGAGGTCGAGCTCGCGCACGCGCAGGACGGTTTCGACGGCGTCCTGCTGTCCCCCGGGCCGGGCACGCCCGAGGAAGCGGGCGTCTGCATCGACATGGTCCGGCACTGCGCGCGGACGGGCGTTCCCGTCTTCGGCGTGTGCCTCGGCATGCAGTCGATGGCGGTCGCCTACGGAGGGGTCGTGGGCCGGGCGCCCGAGCTGCTCCACGGCAAGACCTCGCCCGTGATCCACGAAGGGCTGGGGGTCTTCGAGGGACTGCCGTCGCCGTTCACCGCGACCCGCTACCACTCCCTCGCCGCCGAGCCCGGCACCCTGCCCGACGCGCTGGAGGTCACGGCGCGCACCGAGGACGGGATCATCATGGGCCTGCGCCACCGGGAGCACGACGTCGAGGGCGTGCAGTTCCACCCCGAGTCCGTGCTGACCGAGTGGGGCCACCGGATGCTCGCGAACTGGCTGGTGCGGTGCGGTGACGCGGGCGCCGTGGAGCGCTCGGTGGGGCTGGCCCCGGTGGTGGGCAAGGCCGTCGCGTGA
- a CDS encoding class E sortase, which produces MSRARRRAAAPPAGNRSVLAGFLSLLGEVLITVGLVLGLFVAYSLWWTNVLADRQASAKGDEVRQQWQTPSQPAGPGALDTKDGVGFLHVPAMKNGEVLVKPGTAPDVLDDGVAGYYTEPVKSALPWDEKGNFSLAAHRDGHGAKFHNIDKVKNGDAIVFETRDAWYVYKVFAELRQTSKYNTDVINPVPKESGKTAPGRYITLTTCTPVYTSKYRYIVWGELVRTEKVDAKRTPPAELR; this is translated from the coding sequence GTGTCTCGAGCCCGCCGCCGCGCCGCGGCCCCGCCCGCCGGCAACCGCAGTGTGCTCGCGGGATTCCTGAGCCTGCTGGGCGAGGTCCTGATCACGGTGGGCCTGGTGCTGGGCCTGTTCGTGGCCTACTCGCTGTGGTGGACGAACGTGCTCGCGGACCGGCAGGCCTCCGCGAAGGGCGACGAGGTCCGTCAGCAGTGGCAGACGCCCTCGCAGCCGGCGGGGCCCGGGGCGCTCGACACCAAGGACGGCGTCGGCTTCCTGCACGTACCGGCGATGAAGAACGGCGAGGTGCTCGTCAAGCCGGGCACGGCGCCGGACGTCCTCGACGACGGCGTGGCCGGGTACTACACGGAGCCGGTGAAGTCGGCACTGCCGTGGGACGAGAAGGGGAACTTCTCGCTCGCCGCGCACCGCGACGGACACGGGGCGAAGTTCCACAACATCGACAAGGTGAAGAACGGCGACGCGATCGTCTTCGAGACCCGGGACGCCTGGTACGTCTACAAGGTCTTCGCGGAGCTGCGCCAGACGTCGAAGTACAACACCGACGTGATCAACCCGGTCCCGAAGGAGTCGGGCAAGACCGCCCCGGGCCGCTACATCACGCTCACGACCTGCACGCCGGTCTACACCTCGAAGTACCGGTACATCGTGTGGGGCGAGCTCGTCCGAACGGAGAAGGTGGACGCGAAGCGGACGCCGCCGGCGGAGCTGCGCTGA
- the pknB gene encoding Stk1 family PASTA domain-containing Ser/Thr kinase — MEEPRRLGGRYELSHVLGRGGMAEVYLAHDTRLGRTVAVKTLRADLARDPSFQARFRREAQSAASLNHPAIVAVYDTGEDYVDNISIPYIVMEYVDGSTLRELLHSGRKLLPERTLEMCIGILQALEYSHRAGIVHRDIKPANVMLTRTGQVKVMDFGIARAMGDSGMTMTQTAAVIGTAQYLSPEQAKGEQVDARSDLYSAGCLLYELLSVRPPFVGDSPVAVAYQHVREEPQPPSNFDPEITPEMDAIVLKALVKDPDYRYQSADEMRADIEACLDGQPVAATASMGAAGYGYPDQGHGYGQPGYDQPTTALRATEGGQTAMMPPMPPGDGGYGYGDQGHGGYDQGQGRRQQKKSKASTVLLVTAGILVLVGAILIGRSLFSETADNRPAVPKLVGQTLERAQKSGDAVGLKVVKGADAPCDDQPKGNVCKQDPAADTKVDEGSTVTVTVSSGAPRVQVPNVTRLSFEEAEKTLKERGFQVERKTEESDQTPGIVLEQDPKSGEAEKNSVIKLTVAKELAKAVVPELKGKSKDDAEKALKEVRLKLGSVTEADQPGVAPGTVILQQFAAGQQLDVGKTVNITIAKASTATVVPNFANRTLGQYKDELQRANLRVGVVAGPTDDNAIVIGTSPPPGTPVNSGQAVNVFTQQGQQDGGGIISGLTGGNGRR, encoded by the coding sequence ATGGAAGAGCCGCGTCGCCTCGGCGGCCGGTACGAGCTGAGCCACGTGCTCGGCCGTGGTGGCATGGCCGAGGTCTACCTCGCCCACGACACCCGGCTCGGCCGTACCGTCGCCGTCAAGACCCTGCGTGCCGACCTCGCCCGTGACCCGTCCTTCCAGGCCCGGTTCCGGCGCGAGGCCCAGTCGGCCGCGTCGCTGAACCATCCCGCGATCGTGGCCGTCTACGACACCGGCGAGGACTACGTTGACAACATCTCCATCCCGTACATCGTGATGGAGTACGTCGACGGCTCCACCCTGCGCGAACTCCTGCACTCCGGCCGCAAGCTGCTGCCCGAGCGCACCCTGGAGATGTGCATCGGCATCCTCCAGGCCCTGGAGTACTCGCACCGGGCCGGCATCGTGCACCGCGACATCAAGCCCGCGAACGTGATGCTGACGCGCACCGGCCAGGTCAAGGTCATGGACTTCGGCATCGCCCGCGCCATGGGCGACTCCGGCATGACCATGACGCAGACGGCCGCCGTCATCGGCACCGCCCAGTACCTCTCCCCGGAGCAGGCCAAGGGCGAGCAGGTCGACGCGCGCTCCGACCTCTACTCCGCGGGCTGCCTGCTCTACGAGCTGCTCAGCGTGCGGCCCCCGTTCGTCGGCGACTCCCCCGTGGCCGTCGCCTACCAGCACGTACGGGAAGAGCCGCAGCCTCCGTCGAACTTCGACCCCGAGATCACGCCCGAGATGGACGCCATCGTCCTCAAGGCCCTGGTCAAGGACCCCGATTACCGCTACCAGTCGGCCGACGAGATGCGCGCCGACATCGAGGCCTGCCTCGACGGCCAGCCCGTCGCCGCCACCGCCTCCATGGGCGCGGCCGGCTACGGCTACCCCGACCAGGGCCACGGATACGGGCAGCCGGGCTACGACCAGCCCACCACCGCCCTGCGCGCCACCGAAGGCGGCCAGACCGCGATGATGCCCCCGATGCCCCCGGGCGACGGCGGCTACGGATACGGCGACCAGGGCCACGGCGGATACGACCAGGGCCAGGGCCGCCGCCAGCAGAAGAAGAGCAAGGCCTCCACGGTCCTGCTCGTGACGGCCGGCATCCTCGTCCTCGTCGGCGCGATCCTCATCGGCCGCTCGCTCTTCAGCGAGACCGCCGACAACCGGCCCGCCGTGCCCAAGCTCGTCGGCCAGACCCTCGAACGGGCGCAGAAGAGCGGCGACGCCGTCGGCCTCAAGGTGGTCAAGGGCGCCGACGCACCCTGCGACGACCAGCCCAAGGGCAACGTCTGCAAGCAGGACCCGGCGGCCGACACCAAGGTCGACGAGGGTTCCACGGTCACGGTGACGGTCTCCTCGGGCGCGCCCAGGGTGCAGGTCCCCAACGTGACGCGGCTCTCGTTCGAAGAGGCCGAGAAGACCCTGAAGGAAAGGGGCTTCCAGGTCGAGCGCAAGACCGAGGAGTCCGACCAGACCCCCGGGATCGTGCTGGAGCAGGACCCGAAGAGCGGTGAGGCGGAGAAGAACTCCGTCATCAAGCTGACGGTCGCCAAGGAACTGGCCAAGGCCGTGGTCCCGGAGCTCAAGGGCAAGAGCAAGGACGACGCGGAGAAGGCGCTCAAGGAGGTCAGGCTCAAGCTCGGCAGCGTGACGGAGGCCGACCAGCCCGGAGTCGCTCCGGGCACGGTGATCCTCCAGCAGTTCGCGGCGGGGCAGCAGCTCGACGTGGGCAAGACGGTGAACATCACCATCGCCAAGGCCTCGACGGCGACCGTGGTGCCGAACTTCGCCAACCGGACCCTGGGCCAGTACAAGGACGAGCTGCAGCGCGCCAACCTGAGGGTCGGCGTCGTCGCCGGCCCGACGGACGACAACGCGATCGTGATCGGCACCAGCCCGCCGCCCGGCACCCCGGTGAACTCGGGCCAGGCCGTCAACGTCTTCACCCAGCAGGGCCAGCAGGACGGCGGTGGCATCATCTCCGGCCTGACCGGAGGCAACGGCCGCCGCTAG
- a CDS encoding peptidoglycan D,D-transpeptidase FtsI family protein, with protein MNKPLRRISLFCGLLVLALLIRTNWLQYVQAEELSTRKENRRVQIAQYATERGNIIVNGAPITGSAVTDGSDYRFKRTYMEGELWAPVTGYASQAFGSTQLESLEDGILTGNDDRLFFDRTIGMFTGEKKQGGNVVTTLNPAAQKAAFEALGKNKGAVAAIDPRTGAILALVSTPSYDPSSFAGNSKADEKAWVELKDSEDKKLVNRALRETYPPGSTFKVVTAAAALENNVVKNIDDPTDTPEPYILPGTQTPMENHAKGCEKASLNKAMEVSCNSVFANLGDKVTRDKMVETAEKFGFNNDKVDIPVRAFASIYDKKMTRDGNALSSIGQFNTAATPLQMAMVTAAIANDGKLMKPYMVDHLTAPNLDVIEKHEPQEMSRPLSAANAQKIQQMMVNVVQNGTGPKAKISGVTVGGKTGTAQHGEGNKKRPYAWFISYAENADKSSPVAVAVVIEDSGAEREDISGGGLAAPVAKAVMEAVLNG; from the coding sequence ATGAACAAGCCCCTGCGCCGCATCTCGCTGTTCTGCGGGCTGCTCGTCCTCGCCCTGCTGATCCGCACGAACTGGCTGCAGTACGTCCAGGCCGAGGAACTCAGCACGCGCAAGGAGAACCGCCGGGTCCAGATCGCCCAGTACGCGACCGAGCGCGGCAACATCATCGTCAACGGCGCGCCGATCACGGGCTCCGCGGTCACCGACGGCAGCGACTACAGGTTCAAGCGCACCTACATGGAAGGCGAGCTGTGGGCGCCGGTCACCGGCTACGCCTCGCAGGCCTTCGGCTCCACCCAGCTCGAATCGCTCGAGGACGGCATCCTCACCGGCAACGACGACCGGCTGTTCTTCGACCGCACCATCGGCATGTTCACCGGGGAGAAGAAGCAGGGCGGCAACGTCGTCACCACGCTCAACCCCGCGGCCCAGAAGGCCGCCTTCGAGGCGCTCGGCAAGAACAAGGGCGCGGTCGCCGCCATCGATCCGCGCACGGGTGCCATCCTCGCCCTGGTCTCCACCCCCTCGTACGACCCCTCCAGCTTCGCGGGCAACTCCAAGGCCGACGAGAAGGCCTGGGTCGAGCTGAAGGACAGCGAGGACAAGAAGCTCGTCAACCGCGCACTGCGCGAGACCTATCCGCCGGGCTCCACGTTCAAGGTGGTCACCGCGGCCGCGGCCCTGGAGAACAACGTCGTCAAGAACATCGACGACCCGACGGACACCCCCGAGCCGTACATCCTGCCCGGCACCCAGACCCCGATGGAGAACCACGCCAAGGGCTGCGAGAAGGCCAGCCTGAACAAGGCCATGGAGGTCTCCTGCAACTCCGTCTTCGCGAACCTGGGCGACAAGGTCACCCGCGACAAGATGGTGGAGACGGCCGAGAAGTTCGGCTTCAACAACGACAAGGTCGATATTCCGGTCCGCGCGTTCGCCAGCATCTACGACAAGAAGATGACCAGGGACGGCAATGCCCTGAGCTCCATCGGGCAGTTCAACACCGCGGCCACCCCGCTCCAGATGGCGATGGTCACCGCCGCGATCGCCAACGACGGCAAGCTGATGAAGCCTTACATGGTCGACCATCTCACGGCCCCGAACCTGGACGTCATCGAGAAGCACGAGCCGCAGGAGATGAGCCGGCCGCTGTCCGCCGCCAACGCTCAGAAGATCCAGCAGATGATGGTCAACGTCGTCCAGAACGGCACCGGCCCCAAGGCCAAGATCTCGGGCGTGACGGTCGGCGGCAAGACCGGCACCGCCCAGCACGGCGAGGGCAACAAGAAGCGGCCGTACGCCTGGTTCATCTCCTACGCCGAGAACGCGGACAAGTCCTCGCCCGTCGCCGTCGCCGTCGTCATCGAGGACAGCGGCGCGGAGCGCGAGGACATCAGCGGTGGCGGCCTGGCCGCCCCCGTCGCCAAGGCCGTCATGGAAGCGGTGCTCAACGGCTAG
- a CDS encoding FtsW/RodA/SpoVE family cell cycle protein, with protein sequence MSVVTNTTTIGAIELPSRRNTELLLLAFAVVIPMFAYANVGLAINGTLPPGMLLYGLGLGALAGIAHFVVRRYAKYADPLLLPLATLLNGLGLVLIWRLDQSERLQNLAKKSFGTFSPSAPRQMMYTAVAIALFAAVLLILKDHRVLQRFTYISMAGALILLILPVIPGLGADVFGAKIWISVGGFSIQPGEFAKIVIAIFFAGYLMVKRDALALASRRFMGLYLPRGRDLGPILMIWAMSLLVLVFENDLGTSLLFFGMFVIMLYVATERTSWIVIGLLMSVGGATVVGATASHVKARVTAWLDPFACYVTSGACEQVGQSIMSFGSGGVLGAGWGQGNSDLIGFAANSDFIFSTVGEELGLAGVMAFLLIYGLIIERGVRTALAARDPFGKLFAIGLSGAFALQIFVVAGGVMGLIPLTGMTMPFLASGGSSVLANWILIAILIRISDTARRPAPAPAPSPDSEMTQVVRPS encoded by the coding sequence ATGAGCGTAGTCACCAACACGACCACCATCGGCGCCATCGAGCTGCCGAGCCGGCGGAACACCGAGCTCCTGCTGCTCGCCTTCGCCGTGGTCATCCCGATGTTCGCCTACGCCAACGTGGGCCTCGCGATCAACGGCACCCTGCCGCCCGGCATGCTGCTCTACGGCCTCGGCCTCGGCGCCCTCGCCGGGATCGCGCACTTCGTCGTGCGCCGGTACGCCAAGTACGCCGACCCGCTGCTGCTGCCGCTGGCCACGCTCCTCAACGGGCTGGGCCTCGTGCTGATCTGGCGCCTGGACCAGTCCGAGCGGCTGCAGAACCTCGCGAAGAAGTCCTTCGGCACCTTCTCCCCGTCGGCGCCCCGCCAGATGATGTACACGGCGGTGGCCATCGCCCTGTTCGCCGCCGTGCTCCTGATCCTCAAGGACCACCGCGTCCTGCAGCGGTTCACGTACATCTCCATGGCCGGCGCCCTGATCCTGCTGATCCTTCCGGTCATCCCGGGCCTCGGCGCCGACGTCTTCGGCGCCAAGATCTGGATCAGCGTCGGCGGGTTCTCGATCCAGCCCGGTGAGTTCGCGAAGATCGTCATCGCGATCTTCTTCGCCGGCTACCTCATGGTGAAGCGCGACGCGCTCGCGCTGGCCAGCCGCCGCTTCATGGGCCTCTACCTGCCGCGCGGCCGCGACCTCGGCCCGATCCTGATGATCTGGGCGATGAGCCTGCTCGTCCTCGTCTTCGAGAACGACCTCGGCACCTCGCTGCTCTTCTTCGGCATGTTCGTGATCATGCTGTACGTGGCCACCGAGCGCACCAGCTGGATCGTCATCGGCCTGCTGATGTCGGTCGGCGGTGCCACCGTCGTCGGGGCCACCGCCAGCCACGTCAAGGCCCGCGTCACCGCCTGGCTCGACCCCTTCGCCTGCTACGTCACCTCCGGCGCCTGCGAGCAGGTCGGCCAGTCGATCATGAGCTTCGGCTCGGGCGGCGTCCTCGGCGCCGGGTGGGGCCAGGGCAACTCCGACCTCATCGGCTTCGCCGCCAACTCCGACTTCATCTTCTCCACCGTCGGCGAAGAGCTCGGGCTCGCCGGTGTGATGGCCTTCCTCCTGATCTACGGCCTCATCATCGAGCGGGGCGTCCGCACCGCCCTCGCGGCCCGCGACCCGTTCGGCAAGCTGTTCGCCATCGGTCTCTCCGGCGCCTTCGCGCTCCAGATCTTCGTGGTCGCCGGCGGGGTCATGGGCCTCATCCCCCTCACCGGCATGACGATGCCCTTCCTCGCGTCCGGCGGTTCCTCCGTCCTGGCCAACTGGATCCTCATCGCCATCCTCATCCGGATCAGCGACACCGCACGCCGCCCGGCCCCGGCCCCCGCCCCGTCCCCCGACTCCGAGATGACCCAGGTGGTCCGCCCGTCATGA